The Nitriliruptor alkaliphilus DSM 45188 genome includes a region encoding these proteins:
- the folB gene encoding dihydroneopterin aldolase produces MDRIAVTGIEVFAHHGVLPHERALGQRFVIDLVLELDLAPAAASDDVNDTVHYGELAADVAALVADDPVDLIETVAERVATRCLVDPRVSATEVTVHKPAAPLPVVATEVAVTVRRERT; encoded by the coding sequence TTGGACCGCATCGCCGTGACCGGCATCGAGGTGTTCGCCCACCACGGGGTGCTGCCGCACGAGCGTGCACTCGGCCAGCGGTTCGTGATCGACCTGGTGCTCGAGCTCGATCTCGCGCCCGCCGCCGCGTCCGACGACGTGAACGACACCGTCCACTACGGCGAGCTGGCCGCGGACGTGGCCGCGCTGGTGGCCGACGACCCGGTCGATCTGATCGAGACCGTCGCCGAGCGCGTCGCGACCCGGTGTCTGGTCGACCCGCGGGTCTCGGCGACCGAGGTCACCGTCCACAAGCCGGCGGCGCCGCTGCCCGTCGTCGCCACCGAGGTCGCCGTCACGGTCCGCCGCGAGCGCACCTGA
- the folE gene encoding GTP cyclohydrolase I FolE, which produces MRHITGVEPNGSFDHDKIQRAVRMLFEAIGEDPDRPGIVDTPARVAREYDEIFAGLLVDPADVLSVVFDENHDEIVMMRDIAFNSMCEHHLVPFSGRAHVAYLPNVSGQVTGLSKLARLVDVCAKRPGLQERMTTMIADTMERKLEPRGVMVVIEARHLCMEMRGIRRAGAETVTSTVRGAFRDDPSTRAEALALLRGGFGGLA; this is translated from the coding sequence GTGCGCCACATCACCGGCGTGGAGCCCAACGGTTCGTTCGATCACGACAAGATCCAACGGGCCGTGCGGATGCTGTTCGAGGCGATCGGCGAGGACCCCGACCGTCCCGGCATCGTCGACACGCCCGCGCGCGTCGCCCGTGAGTACGACGAGATCTTCGCGGGGCTGCTCGTCGACCCCGCCGACGTGCTGTCGGTCGTGTTCGACGAGAACCACGACGAGATCGTGATGATGCGCGACATCGCCTTCAACAGCATGTGCGAGCACCACCTCGTCCCGTTCAGCGGCCGGGCGCACGTGGCGTACCTGCCGAACGTGTCGGGGCAGGTCACGGGGTTGTCGAAGCTCGCCCGGCTCGTGGACGTGTGCGCGAAGCGGCCGGGCCTCCAGGAACGCATGACGACGATGATCGCCGACACCATGGAGCGCAAGCTCGAGCCGCGCGGGGTGATGGTGGTGATCGAGGCCCGTCACCTGTGCATGGAGATGCGCGGCATCCGCCGTGCGGGTGCCGAGACGGTGACCTCGACGGTCCGGGGTGCCTTCCGGGACGACCCGAGCACCCGAGCGGAGGCCCTCGCGCTGCTGCGCGGCGGCTTCGGCGGCCTCGCCTGA
- the folP gene encoding dihydropteroate synthase — MADDRPICRVEDARLVPDGGPARLVLTGLDRAAEIADKVAAARGVGRADGDRLEVMAVPSRLTDAAGRVGGADLAVPLGEVVEAAVAAWLAGSPDLVTPAGTLPTGSRPVVLGVLNVTPDSFSDGGTAFGPADHPAAAIRAGEALLAAGADAIDIGGESTRPGADPVPLDEELRRVLPVVEALAATGAVVAIDTVKGAVARAAVEAGASIVNDVSGGSLDPDMREAVLDLGVPYVLTHLLGEPRTMQRDPRYDDVVTEVFDHLAAGVRGLVADGLPADHIVVDPGLGFGKTARHNLALLRATRDLTSLGRPVLIGASRKSFLGTLTGVDDPAQRIEGSLAAAAVAVTGGARIIRAHDVQATVRAVRVAHAVAQSQDA, encoded by the coding sequence GTGGCGGACGATCGCCCGATCTGCCGCGTCGAGGACGCGCGTCTGGTGCCGGATGGTGGTCCGGCACGGTTGGTGCTGACCGGGCTCGATCGCGCCGCGGAGATCGCCGACAAGGTCGCGGCCGCGCGTGGCGTGGGACGCGCCGACGGGGACCGGCTGGAGGTCATGGCGGTGCCCTCGCGCCTGACCGACGCTGCGGGCCGGGTCGGTGGCGCTGACCTCGCCGTACCGCTCGGTGAGGTCGTCGAGGCTGCGGTCGCCGCCTGGCTGGCGGGCTCGCCGGACCTGGTCACCCCCGCTGGCACCCTGCCGACCGGTTCGCGCCCGGTCGTCCTCGGGGTCCTGAACGTCACCCCGGATTCGTTCTCGGACGGCGGTACCGCGTTCGGCCCGGCCGACCACCCGGCAGCGGCCATCCGCGCCGGTGAGGCGCTGCTGGCCGCCGGGGCGGACGCGATCGACATCGGGGGGGAGTCGACCCGGCCGGGTGCGGACCCGGTGCCCCTCGACGAGGAGCTGCGGCGGGTGCTGCCCGTGGTCGAGGCGCTGGCCGCGACCGGCGCGGTCGTGGCCATCGACACGGTGAAGGGCGCGGTGGCGCGCGCCGCCGTCGAGGCTGGCGCCAGCATCGTCAACGACGTGTCCGGCGGGTCGCTCGACCCGGACATGCGCGAGGCGGTGCTCGACCTCGGCGTGCCGTACGTGCTCACCCACCTGCTCGGCGAGCCACGGACCATGCAGCGCGATCCGCGCTACGACGACGTGGTCACCGAGGTGTTCGACCACCTCGCCGCCGGCGTCCGTGGCCTGGTCGCCGACGGGCTGCCGGCGGACCACATCGTGGTCGACCCGGGACTCGGGTTCGGGAAGACCGCGCGGCACAACCTGGCGCTCCTGCGGGCCACACGCGACCTGACCTCCCTCGGCAGGCCCGTGCTGATCGGCGCCTCCCGCAAGAGCTTCCTCGGCACCCTCACCGGCGTCGACGACCCGGCGCAGCGGATCGAGGGATCCCTCGCCGCGGCCGCCGTGGCGGTGACCGGGGGCGCCCGGATCATCCGCGCGCACGACGTGCAGGCCACCGTCCGCGCCGTCCGGGTCGCCCACGCCGTCGCGCAGAGCCAGGACGCCTGA